A single region of the Oenococcus kitaharae DSM 17330 genome encodes:
- the rbsK gene encoding ribokinase has product MEKQNKKIVVLGSLNVDTIQHMDKLPERGETIHINSLTSAPGGKGANQAVAAARQGAQVSFIGAVGDDANGRFMKQALADNQIDVSRIVTKSVPTGSASILLEADGSNTILVYGGANMRVTVEDVQAAEDEIAEADAIITQFETPIPAAIRAFEIAKKHHVMTILNPAPAKKIDAGLLRLSDFVTPNETEAQVLIDQDVAFNQDSLMNAAQALEKLGVKNTLITLGKSGSFYKVADKSGMIPSFKVKAVDTTAAGDTFIGVFAANIKNDLSNLVPTLIWASRSSSLTVQKAGALPSIPTFAEVEADEK; this is encoded by the coding sequence ATCGAAAAACAAAATAAAAAAATTGTTGTCTTGGGGTCTTTGAATGTCGATACGATTCAGCACATGGATAAATTGCCTGAACGCGGCGAGACGATTCACATTAACAGTCTGACGAGTGCACCGGGCGGCAAAGGGGCCAATCAAGCCGTTGCGGCTGCTAGGCAAGGTGCGCAAGTCAGCTTTATCGGAGCTGTGGGCGATGATGCTAATGGCCGTTTTATGAAACAAGCATTGGCTGATAATCAGATTGATGTTTCTCGGATTGTGACTAAGTCGGTACCAACCGGGTCAGCTTCGATTCTGCTGGAAGCTGATGGCAGCAACACGATTCTAGTATATGGTGGTGCCAACATGCGGGTAACGGTGGAAGACGTTCAGGCAGCCGAAGATGAAATTGCTGAAGCAGATGCGATTATCACTCAATTTGAGACGCCGATTCCAGCTGCGATCCGTGCTTTTGAAATTGCGAAGAAGCATCACGTTATGACGATTTTAAACCCGGCCCCGGCGAAAAAGATTGACGCGGGACTGCTGCGTTTATCTGATTTTGTCACGCCCAATGAGACCGAGGCACAGGTTTTAATTGACCAGGATGTTGCCTTTAATCAGGACTCACTCATGAATGCTGCTCAAGCATTAGAAAAATTAGGCGTCAAAAATACATTGATTACCTTGGGGAAGTCAGGGTCCTTTTACAAAGTCGCTGATAAATCCGGTATGATTCCGAGTTTTAAAGTTAAAGCTGTCGATACGACTGCCGCTGGTGATACTTTTATCGGTGTTTTTGCGGCCAACATCAAAAACGATTTGAGCAATTTGGTACCAACGCTGATTTGGGCCAGCCGGAGTTCTTCGCTGACTGTCCAAAAAGCTGGCGCTTTGCCTTCTATTCCTACTTTTGCAGAGGTTGAGGCAGATGAAAAATGA
- the rbsR gene encoding ribose utilization transcriptional repressor RbsR — protein sequence MGRKITIKEVAAKAGLSATAVSQILNGKGARFSKKNIQKVLQAKEELHYVPNSAARNLSNKTDSTIGVLVPTISNPFFSEFLQLLENYSDAHTHILMVGLDGDRSQLYSAIEGLIGQNVDGLIIAVAIQENSQVTNLLKENRTPYIVLDQNSSKNSDFIASDDFHGGEIVAHYLYSLGHRRFSVVVPDKNAMTANLALRLQGFTETCRDLGIQTTQIQIVKTAFTKHGGQRAVPNILAFKPSAIFTLSDELAIGVLGGLFNAGEQVPRDYSLVGYDDTDYAEFTNPKLTTVRQPVELIAKYVLEMLKNRIADPQIDWQVMAVDVELIVRDSVREI from the coding sequence ATGGGTAGGAAAATTACGATTAAAGAAGTTGCTGCTAAGGCCGGGTTATCAGCTACGGCCGTCAGCCAAATCCTGAATGGCAAAGGCGCGCGTTTTTCCAAAAAAAATATTCAAAAGGTTCTGCAGGCAAAAGAGGAGCTGCATTATGTACCAAATTCTGCCGCAAGAAACCTCAGTAATAAGACGGATTCTACGATCGGGGTCTTGGTACCAACAATTTCCAACCCTTTTTTTAGTGAATTTTTACAATTGCTGGAAAACTATTCCGATGCACATACACATATTTTAATGGTCGGCTTGGATGGCGACAGAAGCCAGCTGTATTCTGCGATTGAAGGTTTGATTGGCCAGAATGTTGACGGCTTGATTATTGCAGTTGCCATTCAAGAAAATTCTCAAGTGACCAATTTGTTAAAAGAAAATCGCACCCCTTATATTGTGCTTGATCAAAATAGCAGCAAAAATTCTGATTTTATTGCTTCTGATGACTTTCATGGCGGTGAAATTGTTGCACACTATCTTTATTCGTTAGGACATCGCCGCTTCAGTGTCGTGGTGCCTGATAAAAATGCGATGACTGCCAATTTAGCCTTGCGATTACAAGGTTTTACAGAGACCTGCCGCGATTTAGGTATTCAAACAACACAAATTCAAATTGTTAAAACTGCTTTTACGAAACATGGCGGGCAGCGGGCTGTCCCAAATATTCTAGCCTTTAAACCAAGTGCGATTTTTACTTTAAGCGATGAATTAGCAATTGGCGTTTTGGGCGGTTTATTTAACGCCGGCGAGCAGGTACCGCGGGATTATTCCTTAGTTGGTTACGATGATACAGATTATGCCGAATTCACAAATCCTAAGTTAACTACTGTTCGCCAGCCCGTAGAGCTGATTGCCAAATATGTTTTGGAAATGCTGAAGAATAGAATTGCGGATCCCCAAATAGACTGGCAGGTTATGGCTGTTGATGTTGAGTTGATTGTACGCGACTCGGTTCGAGAAATTTAA
- a CDS encoding bifunctional metallophosphatase/5'-nucleotidase: MKLYILSTSDVHGYIAPSNFVDSEQTDFGLARAASLIKKFRLDHPNDLVLTIENGDFIQGSPLTNFIAQKHPEYASLYQKFADIIGYDVRILGNHEFNYGLSFLKKAIGPDAGVLDANVFERQKNLYPNPYKIFNYASTKIGVLGLTTEYIPHWETAAHLGNVHFENPVETAKKYIPIMRAQEADIIVVAYHAGFECDLNSGEATEKFTGENRAYELLQQVPGIDALVTGHQHRKLAQLVDAGHCSVPVTQPGYQAEAVGEIELDFDPANKQITRSEACLLPTKNFVADTDIMQKLNQVQKQLDSFLDEKIGEIQPDMLIKDPFAARLHGHPYLSMINKVQGQAVHADISATALFSDGQFGLGNVVTRRAIATNYLFPNTAVAEEVSGRDLLSALERAAEYFIVDSDGKINISDRFGITNIQHYNYDYFSGIDYTFDLTQPFGHRVKNVSYQGKKIELNKKYRLAISNYRSSGVGGYTSYSVDKIVESSTVDMVDLISNYIADHSPIKSQQPTNLTIISK; this comes from the coding sequence ATGAAGTTGTATATCCTGTCCACGTCTGATGTACATGGTTACATTGCGCCAAGTAATTTTGTAGATTCGGAGCAAACGGATTTTGGCTTGGCTAGAGCGGCTAGTTTAATTAAAAAATTTCGTTTGGATCATCCAAACGATCTAGTTCTGACAATAGAGAACGGTGATTTCATTCAAGGATCTCCCTTGACGAATTTTATTGCTCAAAAACATCCTGAATATGCGTCACTGTATCAGAAATTTGCCGATATTATTGGCTATGATGTGCGAATTTTAGGCAACCATGAATTTAATTATGGCTTGTCTTTTTTAAAAAAAGCAATTGGGCCGGATGCGGGCGTTTTGGATGCTAATGTCTTTGAAAGACAAAAAAATTTATACCCAAATCCTTATAAGATTTTCAACTACGCTTCCACGAAAATAGGTGTTTTGGGATTAACGACTGAATATATTCCGCATTGGGAAACAGCTGCCCACCTTGGCAATGTCCACTTTGAAAATCCGGTTGAAACAGCGAAAAAGTACATTCCTATCATGCGTGCTCAAGAGGCTGACATTATTGTCGTGGCTTACCATGCCGGTTTTGAATGTGACTTAAATAGTGGCGAAGCGACGGAAAAATTTACTGGTGAGAACCGTGCTTATGAACTCCTGCAGCAAGTTCCCGGTATTGATGCGCTTGTTACTGGTCACCAGCACCGTAAGTTGGCACAATTAGTTGATGCTGGGCACTGTTCCGTACCGGTTACCCAGCCGGGTTATCAGGCGGAGGCAGTCGGGGAAATCGAATTGGATTTTGATCCTGCGAATAAGCAAATCACGCGCAGTGAGGCTTGCCTGCTACCAACGAAAAATTTTGTGGCCGACACAGATATCATGCAGAAACTGAATCAAGTGCAGAAGCAATTGGATAGTTTCTTGGATGAAAAAATTGGCGAAATCCAACCCGACATGCTAATTAAGGATCCGTTCGCTGCTCGTCTGCATGGCCATCCTTATTTATCGATGATCAACAAAGTACAGGGGCAGGCCGTGCACGCTGATATTTCTGCTACTGCCTTGTTTTCTGATGGACAGTTTGGATTAGGAAACGTTGTCACACGTCGTGCTATTGCAACAAACTATCTTTTTCCTAATACGGCCGTGGCTGAAGAAGTATCGGGACGCGATCTCCTATCAGCTTTGGAGCGTGCTGCGGAATATTTCATTGTAGATTCTGACGGCAAAATTAACATTTCGGACCGTTTTGGTATTACTAATATTCAACATTATAACTACGATTATTTTTCAGGCATTGATTATACTTTTGATCTTACACAACCTTTTGGCCATCGTGTTAAAAATGTCAGTTATCAGGGTAAAAAGATCGAGTTAAATAAAAAGTATCGTCTAGCTATCTCGAACTATCGCAGTTCGGGTGTTGGAGGCTACACTAGTTATTCAGTTGACAAAATTGTTGAAAGTTCGACCGTAGACATGGTGGATCTGATAAGCAATTACATAGCTGATCATTCACCGATCAAGTCGCAACAGCCAACAAATTTAACGATTATTTCAAAATGA
- a CDS encoding PhnE/PtxC family ABC transporter permease — translation MIDIPKKSFLRKIQPYVIAIIILAIYIWAFAGIQFNGIQQMAGQITAAVFNGLVHPDWQFVSAPLDRWLNATFQTGIPSTLATADGEDLVAKLLQTVAIAFLGTFVSAFLAIPFAFLSARTEGRSRESWKQRAKAILYLAVGMLAVALIIWGFRLIFGFDVFPKNLFIFIFVLWFFESLFIVANGLVQDISKYTIFRPKSTNGKFILTFIRVFPEIVLALMFIKAVGPGSFAGVLALSVHSVGMLGKLDGEAIENLDRGPNEAIVAAGGTQLDTLTLATLPNAMPSFLSNTLYRFEISVRSASILGMVGAGGIGQDLILSTQVRNWPRAGIILIGVVIMVTLIDFISGQLRKRII, via the coding sequence ATGATAGATATTCCGAAAAAAAGTTTTCTTCGAAAAATTCAGCCCTACGTGATTGCGATTATCATTCTTGCGATCTATATTTGGGCCTTTGCCGGCATTCAATTTAATGGTATTCAACAGATGGCTGGACAGATCACGGCTGCCGTTTTTAACGGGCTGGTTCATCCAGATTGGCAGTTTGTTTCTGCACCGCTGGACAGATGGCTGAATGCAACTTTTCAAACCGGCATTCCTTCGACCTTGGCGACGGCTGATGGTGAAGATTTGGTGGCCAAACTTCTGCAGACAGTTGCGATTGCATTTTTGGGAACCTTTGTTTCGGCTTTCCTGGCTATTCCCTTTGCTTTTTTGTCAGCACGCACTGAAGGAAGAAGCCGCGAGTCTTGGAAACAACGCGCCAAAGCTATTCTCTATTTGGCGGTTGGTATGTTAGCTGTTGCGTTAATCATCTGGGGATTTCGTTTAATTTTTGGTTTTGATGTTTTCCCGAAAAATTTATTTATCTTCATTTTTGTGCTTTGGTTTTTTGAAAGCCTCTTTATTGTTGCGAATGGCCTCGTGCAAGATATCAGTAAATATACGATTTTTCGTCCCAAATCCACTAATGGTAAATTTATTCTGACTTTTATACGTGTGTTTCCTGAAATTGTCCTGGCTCTGATGTTTATCAAAGCTGTTGGCCCGGGTTCTTTTGCTGGTGTGCTGGCTTTATCCGTTCATTCAGTTGGTATGCTGGGTAAACTAGACGGTGAGGCAATTGAAAATTTGGATCGCGGCCCTAATGAAGCGATTGTTGCTGCTGGTGGGACGCAATTAGATACTTTGACGTTAGCAACGCTGCCAAACGCGATGCCAAGTTTTTTGAGCAACACTTTGTATCGCTTTGAAATTTCTGTACGATCTGCTTCTATTTTAGGAATGGTCGGTGCCGGTGGTATTGGACAGGATTTGATTTTAAGCACGCAGGTACGTAATTGGCCGCGGGCTGGCATTATCTTGATTGGCGTTGTGATTATGGTGACACTGATTGACTTTATATCTGGGCAACTGAGAAAGCGGATCATCTAA
- the phnE gene encoding phosphonate ABC transporter, permease protein PhnE translates to MNVLPKRSNTQRFHIKGVLYFFLIIFLLIFSSIITGTQLDQFFNHDSLGQFAVLWQKMFHPYWPYWSYVVGPLLDTIRMALVGTLLGTIIAIPFALLSARNIVSLGWLRGVIRVISNLVRTLPDLLLAAVFTAILGFGPLAGVVTLLIFTFGQMAKLMFEAIETIDQGPLEALEAAGASKVQIIIFAVVPQVLNTFFSNFLYTFEVNVRASTVIGYVGAGGIGQLLQVTINQFRYDETAVIIFVILIVVVLIEFMNNYLREKLA, encoded by the coding sequence ATGAATGTCCTGCCAAAAAGAAGTAATACACAGCGTTTTCACATCAAAGGGGTCCTGTACTTTTTTCTAATCATTTTTTTGTTGATTTTTTCTTCAATTATTACCGGTACGCAACTGGACCAATTTTTTAATCATGATTCATTAGGCCAGTTTGCAGTCCTTTGGCAGAAGATGTTTCATCCCTATTGGCCTTACTGGTCATATGTTGTTGGGCCATTACTAGACACAATCAGAATGGCACTGGTAGGAACGCTTCTAGGTACCATTATTGCCATTCCATTTGCCTTATTATCAGCAAGAAATATTGTGTCGCTAGGCTGGCTTCGTGGTGTCATCCGCGTTATTTCTAATCTGGTTAGAACGCTGCCTGATCTTTTATTGGCAGCTGTTTTCACTGCGATTTTGGGTTTCGGCCCTTTGGCTGGTGTGGTGACTTTGCTGATTTTCACTTTTGGACAAATGGCTAAGCTGATGTTTGAGGCGATCGAGACAATTGATCAGGGGCCATTAGAGGCGTTAGAAGCTGCCGGAGCAAGCAAAGTACAAATCATTATCTTTGCTGTTGTACCACAAGTTTTGAATACCTTTTTCTCGAACTTTTTATACACATTCGAAGTTAATGTGCGCGCTTCAACTGTGATTGGCTATGTTGGCGCTGGCGGTATTGGCCAGCTGCTCCAAGTGACGATTAATCAATTCCGTTACGATGAAACAGCTGTCATTATTTTTGTGATTTTGATAGTGGTTGTATTAATTGAATTTATGAACAATTATTTGCGGGAGAAGCTGGCATGA
- the phnC gene encoding phosphonate ABC transporter ATP-binding protein codes for MTDTNLIEIKNVNKIYDNGVVGLKDINLNVKKGEFLVIVGLSGAGKSTLLRSINRLHDVTSGDILIDGQSIQHASGKALRMMRRNVAMIFQNFNLVKRASVRRNVLSGRVGYYGFLRSSFGFWKKEDVQHAVTALKRVNLAEKFYDRADALSGGQQQRVAIARALMQEPKIMLADEPTASLDPATSNLVMDDLKALNQDLGITVVANLHNEELALKYGSRIVGLRDGELIFDKEADQVSESDFQQIYQSVQDKHEAGSK; via the coding sequence ATGACTGATACTAACCTGATCGAAATCAAAAATGTAAATAAAATTTATGATAACGGTGTCGTTGGCTTAAAAGACATTAATCTGAATGTTAAAAAAGGCGAATTTCTTGTGATTGTCGGTTTATCCGGAGCCGGAAAGTCCACTTTACTACGTTCAATTAATCGTCTCCACGACGTGACGTCCGGCGATATTCTGATTGACGGGCAATCAATCCAACACGCTAGCGGCAAAGCCTTGCGTATGATGAGACGCAACGTTGCGATGATTTTTCAAAACTTTAACTTGGTTAAACGTGCTTCCGTCAGGAGGAACGTACTTTCTGGCAGGGTTGGCTATTATGGCTTTCTTCGTTCGAGTTTTGGTTTTTGGAAGAAAGAGGATGTTCAGCATGCCGTCACGGCTCTCAAACGGGTCAATTTAGCCGAGAAATTTTATGACCGTGCCGATGCGTTATCCGGTGGACAGCAGCAGCGTGTTGCAATTGCCAGAGCTTTAATGCAGGAACCGAAAATTATGTTGGCAGATGAACCAACGGCAAGCTTGGATCCGGCGACTTCCAATCTTGTTATGGATGATTTAAAAGCACTCAACCAGGATTTAGGTATCACAGTGGTAGCGAATTTGCATAACGAGGAGTTGGCGTTAAAATATGGTTCTCGGATAGTTGGATTGAGAGACGGCGAGCTGATTTTCGATAAAGAGGCCGATCAAGTTTCCGAATCGGATTTTCAACAAATTTATCAATCTGTTCAAGATAAGCATGAGGCGGGATCCAAATGA
- a CDS encoding phosphate/phosphite/phosphonate ABC transporter substrate-binding protein: protein MKKFAHSAAVLAIVSGVLATTVPVVASASQAANPKTLRVGFVPSSNATTMEARAKPLGQMLSKQLGQKVVVTVSTDYNSIVEALGSGKIDIGFLPPDGYVQAHKQYGARVLLQTVRNGVNNDGSLQKKMVSWYRALILVRKDSKVKSIKDLTGKNIAVQDVTSSSGYIFPIYYLKSKGINVVKNSNLVTVKGHDQGVLAVENKQADAAFVFQDARNIVKGDVPTIFKDTKILAETMKIPNDTVTARKSLSKKLSTKVQNAFIKIAKTKKGNKLVENLYDIAGFAKSKNSNFAVVRKADKAVTGN from the coding sequence ATGAAAAAATTCGCACATTCTGCTGCAGTTCTTGCTATTGTTTCCGGCGTTCTGGCAACAACAGTTCCTGTCGTTGCTAGTGCTTCTCAAGCAGCAAATCCGAAGACGCTTCGCGTTGGGTTTGTTCCTTCGAGTAATGCAACAACCATGGAAGCTCGGGCGAAACCTTTGGGACAGATGCTCTCAAAGCAATTGGGACAAAAGGTCGTTGTGACGGTTTCAACTGATTATAATTCGATTGTTGAAGCACTTGGTTCAGGAAAGATTGATATCGGATTTTTGCCGCCTGACGGATATGTTCAGGCACATAAACAATATGGTGCCAGAGTACTTTTGCAGACGGTTCGAAATGGTGTCAATAACGATGGCAGTCTCCAGAAAAAGATGGTGAGCTGGTATCGAGCTTTAATCCTTGTTCGTAAAGATTCAAAAGTTAAAAGTATCAAAGACCTCACGGGTAAGAATATTGCCGTGCAGGATGTTACAAGTTCTTCGGGATACATCTTCCCAATTTACTATTTGAAAAGTAAAGGTATCAACGTTGTTAAGAATTCTAATTTAGTCACAGTTAAAGGGCATGATCAAGGTGTCTTAGCTGTTGAGAATAAGCAAGCCGATGCTGCCTTTGTCTTCCAAGATGCTCGTAATATTGTTAAGGGTGATGTGCCAACTATTTTCAAGGACACAAAAATTTTAGCTGAAACGATGAAGATTCCTAACGATACCGTTACAGCGCGTAAGAGTTTGTCTAAGAAATTATCCACTAAGGTCCAAAATGCCTTTATCAAGATTGCTAAAACCAAGAAAGGTAACAAATTAGTAGAAAATCTGTACGACATTGCAGGATTTGCAAAGTCCAAGAATTCGAATTTTGCTGTTGTGCGTAAAGCTGATAAAGCCGTTACAGGCAATTAA
- a CDS encoding phosphatase PAP2 family protein, which produces MPKFLKKAGLAAALVFLLLLVLVGIRFGMTISIDRWLTSSLGNTSFSFGDGLMTIISALGSPLATFIYAVVIAGLLYFSNLRIPAIWVLLTYISGLAIGQIFKVAVGRARPIGHLASGYAFPSNHALTTFIIITIIFVLVLPNLSSTSLQLWFGWGTITFGLLLMEATLYLQDHFLSDALAGAAFGIAWVTLWVWLYEKYARVLHDRIPMLQYDAI; this is translated from the coding sequence ATGCCAAAATTTTTGAAAAAAGCCGGGCTTGCTGCCGCACTTGTTTTTTTGCTGCTGCTGGTTTTGGTCGGCATTAGATTTGGAATGACAATATCCATCGATAGATGGTTGACAAGTTCGCTAGGAAATACAAGTTTTTCCTTTGGAGATGGCTTAATGACCATTATATCGGCGCTAGGCTCTCCTTTGGCAACTTTTATTTATGCGGTCGTGATCGCTGGGCTACTGTATTTTTCGAATCTGCGCATTCCAGCTATTTGGGTATTACTTACATATATCAGCGGTTTAGCAATTGGGCAAATCTTTAAAGTCGCTGTTGGCCGAGCCCGCCCTATTGGCCACTTAGCCTCAGGCTACGCTTTCCCTTCTAATCATGCTCTAACTACATTTATCATTATCACGATCATTTTCGTCTTGGTTCTGCCCAATCTTTCTTCGACAAGCCTGCAGCTTTGGTTTGGCTGGGGAACGATTACATTTGGGTTGCTGTTAATGGAAGCAACGCTTTACCTTCAGGATCATTTCTTAAGTGATGCGCTTGCCGGTGCAGCTTTCGGTATTGCTTGGGTGACATTATGGGTGTGGCTCTATGAGAAATATGCACGAGTTTTGCACGATCGGATTCCAATGCTGCAGTACGATGCCATTTAA
- a CDS encoding peptidoglycan recognition protein family protein — MKLSKFLFLASLLSGIWLFNESAQADLSSNLVIQYIQEGIARKSWQPVQEENFLNRSGMLPRNNYRNGQGRPEGIVIHETANPTSTIYNEISYMYGHWQSAFVHEFVDANHLVGVANTDYLCWGAGTIANQRFIQVEQLEVHSKDDFAREQLNLAKFTADQLSYYGLGMGRRRATIWSHDDVSGVLGGTNHSDPVSYWNNSASNWFSGSYNMDDFIWLVNQIKSATLMRGYGLPSIIKRDTQTRWLKFGRNTEIFDRSVAGKVIGNSTTLSAKNVTVKEIGTLSNGQVLALVSQNNNILGWTDLTALIKI; from the coding sequence ATGAAATTATCAAAGTTTTTATTTTTGGCATCTTTATTAAGCGGGATTTGGTTATTTAATGAAAGCGCACAGGCTGATTTATCCAGTAATCTTGTTATTCAGTACATACAAGAAGGGATAGCGCGCAAATCTTGGCAGCCTGTTCAAGAAGAAAATTTTTTGAATCGGTCAGGAATGCTGCCGAGAAATAATTATCGCAATGGGCAAGGCCGCCCGGAAGGAATTGTGATTCATGAAACTGCTAACCCGACATCAACGATTTACAATGAAATTTCGTATATGTATGGACACTGGCAGTCGGCATTTGTGCACGAATTTGTTGACGCTAATCATTTGGTGGGTGTTGCTAATACAGATTATCTTTGTTGGGGTGCTGGTACGATTGCCAATCAGCGCTTTATTCAAGTAGAACAGCTGGAAGTTCATAGCAAAGATGATTTCGCACGCGAGCAGTTGAATTTAGCTAAATTTACGGCTGATCAATTGTCCTACTACGGGCTTGGTATGGGTCGTCGGAGAGCTACTATTTGGAGCCATGATGATGTTAGCGGTGTTTTGGGAGGCACCAATCATAGTGACCCGGTAAGTTATTGGAATAATTCTGCTTCCAATTGGTTTTCCGGCAGTTACAATATGGATGATTTTATATGGCTGGTTAATCAAATAAAATCAGCCACTCTCATGCGAGGGTATGGCCTGCCAAGCATTATTAAGCGGGATACACAAACACGTTGGCTGAAATTTGGCAGAAATACAGAAATTTTCGACCGGTCTGTTGCCGGCAAGGTTATCGGTAACTCAACAACTTTATCTGCCAAAAATGTGACAGTTAAAGAAATTGGTACTTTATCTAATGGCCAAGTTCTGGCACTGGTTTCTCAAAACAATAATATTCTGGGTTGGACTGATTTAACTGCTCTAATTAAAATATAA
- a CDS encoding sensor histidine kinase — protein MNKAKINLKQYVRLFFLEAIGFLMIFSFVGGYIYFTYTRSVQENFDQILSTMVMRVQRDSQLSGVKRLTIPGRESNDNDPSKNSPAGTNPVQGVGVIQPDVAGQDTIYYDKDGNIINYNSLGLRYFTYENLYKKIMGDFSTTQAVKLGGSYFRVRLIRLRKPVILVYNDQKNDSILLGKADYAAVTYNFDSELANIESFRSVLLWSLLFAAVLSLVVSWLVTLRVMKPILQSWKQQQDFVNNAAHELRTPLTIIQNKLENLLRTPTKPVADVSENIVVSLSEVRRLNQLTSDMLTLAKTGSNMSRLDPKTIDVKKFIDEVVEPYSEIAQSENKVFNSDINVKGQMTFDNKRVHQLIVILLDNALKYTDEKGSITLKARRDKNNLILEVADTGRGISQEAKRHVFDRFYREEKSGNRNTGGTGLGLSIAKWIVDAFKGKITVSDNYPEGSVFKVVLPKLKATH, from the coding sequence ATGAACAAAGCAAAAATTAATTTAAAACAATATGTGCGATTGTTTTTTCTTGAAGCGATCGGTTTTTTAATGATTTTTTCTTTTGTCGGCGGATACATTTACTTTACATATACGCGTTCTGTTCAAGAGAACTTTGATCAAATTCTTAGCACGATGGTGATGCGAGTCCAAAGAGACTCTCAATTAAGCGGTGTCAAACGATTAACGATTCCAGGCCGGGAAAGTAACGACAATGATCCTAGCAAAAACTCGCCAGCTGGCACCAATCCTGTGCAAGGTGTGGGCGTTATCCAACCAGATGTTGCCGGGCAGGATACGATTTATTATGACAAAGACGGCAATATCATTAACTATAATTCTTTGGGGCTGCGCTATTTTACATATGAAAATCTCTATAAAAAAATTATGGGTGATTTCTCCACTACTCAAGCAGTCAAATTAGGAGGGTCCTATTTCAGAGTCCGTTTGATTCGTCTGAGAAAACCTGTGATTTTGGTTTACAACGATCAAAAAAATGACAGCATCTTATTGGGCAAAGCTGATTATGCGGCTGTCACATATAATTTCGATTCTGAATTGGCGAATATTGAATCTTTTAGATCGGTTCTACTTTGGAGCTTGTTGTTTGCAGCAGTCTTATCGTTAGTGGTCAGTTGGCTAGTTACCTTAAGAGTGATGAAACCCATTTTGCAATCATGGAAACAGCAACAAGATTTTGTTAATAATGCTGCCCATGAACTCAGGACCCCTTTAACTATTATTCAAAATAAGTTAGAGAATCTACTGCGTACGCCAACCAAACCAGTGGCTGATGTTTCTGAAAACATTGTAGTGTCATTATCTGAGGTTCGTCGTCTGAATCAATTGACTTCAGATATGCTGACATTAGCAAAGACAGGCTCAAATATGTCGAGATTGGATCCTAAAACCATCGATGTAAAGAAATTTATTGATGAAGTCGTTGAGCCGTATTCCGAAATTGCGCAGTCTGAAAATAAGGTTTTCAATAGCGATATCAACGTTAAAGGGCAAATGACTTTTGACAATAAGCGTGTTCACCAATTAATTGTGATTCTCTTGGATAACGCATTGAAATATACAGATGAAAAAGGCAGCATCACACTTAAAGCACGGCGGGATAAAAATAATTTGATCCTGGAAGTGGCTGACACGGGTCGCGGAATTTCTCAGGAAGCCAAACGGCATGTCTTTGATCGTTTTTACCGGGAAGAAAAATCAGGAAACCGTAATACAGGCGGTACTGGCCTTGGACTTTCGATTGCCAAGTGGATCGTGGACGCATTCAAGGGAAAGATTACTGTGAGCGACAATTATCCGGAGGGCAGTGTTTTTAAGGTGGTCTTACCCAAATTAAAAGCAACTCATTAA